Part of the Tepiditoga spiralis genome, TTAGAAAAAAGTCCAAAACGATTTCAGCAGATAAATCACCTAACTCTTCATCTCTTTCTTCTAAGAAAAATACTTTTATTTTATCTAATAATTCTCGCTTTTGATCTTTATTTAATTTTATTTCTTTCATCTTTATGCTCCTTATATTCTTTTATTTTTTTTACTAATAAATCTGTATAATCCGTTATTATACCATCAACACCTAAATTTATAAATAAATCCATAGACTCTTCATCGTTTACAGTCCAAACAAAGATTTTTTTATTATATTTATGTATTGTTTCAATTACTCTTTTATCTATTTGTGATTCTTCCATACTAAATACATCTATATTTTTATTTTTTAAAATAGGCTCCATTTTTCCTAATTTAACATACATTATCAAACCAGTTTTTAATACAGGATACAATACTTTTACTCTTTTCAAAGCATTATAATCGAGTGAAGTTATTATACATTCATGTTCAAACTTATATTTTTTTATTAATTTTATAACTTCATCTACAAGTTTATAATCATGATTTTTTATTTTTATTTCTATATTTAATTTAATTTTATTTTTTGCATATTCAATCACCTCTTCAAGTGTTGGTATTTTTTCATCAAATTCATAATCTTCGCCAACATTTATATCTTTTAAATCTTTATAAAAACTATTTTCAACAGTTATATTTTTATCTGCAACTCTTTTCAAAGAGCTATCATGTGATAATACAACAATGTTATCTTTAGTTAATCTAACATCTATTTCTGCAAAATCAGCTTTGTTTTTTACCGCAACTTTAATTGCAGAAATAGTATTTTCTGGAGCACTTAAATAATCTCCACGATGAGCATTAACGTATACTTTTGAATTAAAATTTACTTTTTCCATAGAAAATGTATAATTACCCATAAAAAATATTGTTAAAATAAGAATAAACACTACTATTTTTATATGTTTTTTTATGAATTTATCTAACTCAAACTTAGAATTATATACTTTAAATTTTTT contains:
- a CDS encoding DUF2164 domain-containing protein, which produces MKEIKLNKDQKRELLDKIKVFFLEERDEELGDLSAEIVLDFFLKELGDVIYNKAIDDAHSLMQDIIEDILSLQRI